A region of the Nitrospirota bacterium genome:
CGCAACGTGTGCCTCTGGACTCCGTACTCGTGGATATTCGCCCAGGCTTTCCGGGAGGCGAGTACCCGCTGCACGGGTCGATCCTGCTTCGCAGTATGAACGCGATTATCGGGTTCGTAGCCAAGAGTATCGAAGAAGAACTCGAAATGATGGTGTCCCCCGATCCACGCACCAAAACTGTGGTCAGGAATCCCGCCAGGACGCTCGAAATCGAAGAGTCCGATTCGAAGCCCGGTGACTTTGAATTTTCAGTGCTGTTCGATGGCCGCTACTATTCGATCCGCAAGTATCCCGTGAGCCAGGGCATGGTTCCGAGTTGGAATCAAGAGGCCTTTGCAGTCCTGTCGAACCTGTTTCAAATGACGGTGACGGATCTCACAAGGTACCCGACCCCGGCGATTGCGATTGCCAAGTAGATCCGGGGTTGGCCCGGAATCATAGGCTAGAACCTATCTCAAAATCGATTACATGACATCATGAGCGATATGAAACGTCAGACACCGAGAGGTAGACCCCAGAAAATCACAGGAAATCGGCAAACTGCGCGCTGCTTGATCGTCCAGTACCACCTACTCCGGCACTGTCGGGGTGCTCATGACCTGGTTCGTAGCCAATGCGGGAGTTGGCATGAAGGCGCCGGAGATTATGAACGAGACATGGCTGAACAGCGCGCCATTGCATCTGTCAGACTTGAAGGGCAAGGTGGTGATGGTCGAGTTCTGGACGTTCGGCTGCTACAACTGCCGAAATGTCGAACCCTACGTGAAGCAATGGTATCAGAAGTATGCGGGCAAGGGGTTCATCGTCATCGGCGTACATTCGCCGGAATTCTCCTACGAACAAGACCTTGCGAAGGTGAAACAATATATCCGAGAACACGACATCCGCTTTCCGGTCCCCATCGACAATGACTTCTCGACATGGAATCGCTATGGCAATCGGTACTGGCCTGCGATGTATTTTGTCGACAAACAGGGTGTGATTCGCCATGTACGGATCGGTGAAGGCGGCTACCGTGAGACTGAACAGTTGATCCAAACGTTGTTAGCTGAGACAGACTAATTCCCATTCATCCATGAACAGCTTTGCTGTATCAGTCTCGCCTTTCTCTCATGTCTGGCGAGTCCTGTATGAAATGGCGACTTCGCTGGCCGGGCTATTTCGTCGGGTACTGTCGGTTGTGGGTCGTTGTTGCAGGGTTCCCTCGGACATACGGAATGTTCAGGAGTGCCGCTCGATCTCTGATCCATCCTGAGAGCCAGTCAGCCCCAGCCGGTTTGTCCTTCTGCTACGACGTGCATGGCTTTGTGTTGTCAACGTGCCGCTGGAAGCTTGACGAGGACATCCTGCTCACACTAGACTAGCAAAATACTGGTATTTCACGAGGAGCTTCTATGGCAGAACTGCGTGTGCTGAATAAGGAGAAAAAGTCGACAACGGTACAGGATTCGGCTGCGTTGACCATTCAGTTGGCCGCAGGCTTGGAAAAAATTGGCCTTGCGATGAAGAGTCGAACGTGGCGACGTGAAGGTCGAGCCGGCCTTGGACCATTGCAACGGCAGGTTCTGACTCTTCTTCGGTCCAAGCCTGAGCAACGGGCGCGAGTGTCTACCGTGGCAAACGAGTTGGCTGTCAGGCTTCCGACTGCGTCAGAAGTTATCGCGACGCTTGAGCGGAAACAGTTGGTCCGACGGCGTCATGACACGACTGACAGACGGGTCGTGGTAGCCCAGTTGACGGCCAAAGGGAATAGGGCCTCCACGCCTTCCTCCCGCATGCCAGATCGGCTTGCGACAGCGACCGAGGCGCTCTCGGAACCGGAGCAGGTCGTCCTCCTTACGTCGCTTGTGAAGATGATCCGCAGTCTCCAAGACCAGGGTGAGATTTCTGCCACGCGGATGTGCGTGTCCTGTCAGTACTTTCGCCCCAATCAACATGCCGGTGCCGATCGGACGCATCACTGTGATTATCTGAAGGCTTCGTTCGGTGATAGTTCGCTACGGCTTAATTGCCAGGTATATGAACCGGCTTCAACCGCACAGGTCAATCAGACGTGGGAAAACTTTATTGGTTCTCGTACCGCCTAGGACCTGTTCTCCAGCTACTGTAGTCAGATTGGTTGGATTGTAGTATGGACGGGATTGTGGGGAAGGGGGGGGGAATCATGCGTGACGGAAGGACAGCCACTCTCTTTAAAAAAGGCTCAGCCCGATCATCAGAGGATGAATGGCTCGGGCCGGAATCCCATATGCCGAATTTGAGTCGAGAACTTCGACGTCGTGAACCGAGGAGAATGGGCTTCTCTTCCGGTTGGATCGTTGGAGCGATGTTTGCGGCAGGCGTGGCAGCCGGATGTCTGACGATGAGCCTCTTCACTCGACGGTCCCGGACCTTTTAATTTTCCTTCGACAGAGGCCCGGTGACGTCGCTCTTACCTCGGCCAACAGAGCCCAGGAGCTACCCCTTGTTTGGGCATCCTGCTGAAATATTCTCTGCTTACCCACGCACTGTCTAAAATAGCTTTTCCGCTTCTGCGAACACTGTTCGTCTTCAGCTCGGTCCTTTTCGATACAGAAGGTGATCGGCCTCGATCTGAGCGAGCAGATCGTCCATCGCGGCTTGGACAGCTTCGACAATGGGCCTCTGATCCGAAGCCGTGACCCACCGCACGCTCGATCCCATTGTTTCTTTCTCTACCAGATAGGACTTGACCGGTGGTTTCGCAGAAGGACCCAGGGTTGATTCCAGGCGTAGTCGATAATGGTAGTTGCCGCTGGATCGCATGGCCAGCCAGCTTTTGACGGTGAGAGTGAGGTCGGCCGGTCTATCGCCTACCGAAGTAAAAGTCTGGCGCGATCGGATATAGTCGGTGATGGCAGAACGTAGATCTTCTGCCGGCCACTCAAGCAAGGTGATGCCTTGCCTGTGGTCGGCTCCTTCCAGTGCGAGAGATGGCACTATGACTTGTAGTGATTGAGCGATGGTGACTGGTGAAACAGTCTGAGGCGCAGCGGTGACGTGAATCCGATGGACACAGCCCGAACTGAGCAGCAGGGAGCCGCAGAGAAGTGTTCGAGAAGAATAGCGCAGAAGTCTGCCGGCGCTCACGGAGTGGTCGGGGTGGAGGTGGGTGAATCGATTATATCCAAATCCCGTAAGGCGCGCAGGGCCTGTTCACGGTGCGGTCGGTCTGAGGGATTCGTATAGGTGTCAATCACGCGGCGATACGTGGCGCGGGCTTGAGGGTACTGGCGTTTGATGGCGAAGTATTGTCCCATTGCAAGCCAGTTTGAGGCTGCTGTTTCGTTGGCGGTCTTCATCAAGGCAAACTCCCGTTCGACCGCCGTGCTACCCTGTTGGGCGCCTCGTTTCCTGACAGTGTCTCCCATCTCGCTCGCCATCGCTTCAATCTGCTCATTGTCTCGGATTGCGGATTCCACCCGGTTGGATTTCAGATTGTCGTAGAACGCCTCTGTATGATTCTTAATCAGGTTCGCCCGTTCTTGGTAGGTATCATGGGCACAACTTGCCAGTATCAGGCTACAGGCAACGAGCATCATGGATCTATAGGATACAAATCTAGGTCTGTTCATCGAATCCTGCTCCTTGAGTTCTTACCAGGCGAGGCGCCAATGTTCCCGAAATAACTCATCCTACCGAATTCAGAGAAGAAACGCGACTGGATGTTCCGAACCCCCGCTCTCCTCTAGTGACACATGAGTCCGAAGTATGGTAAGAGTCCCACTCATTTTTGTAAGCCCTGTATTGTCCCCATCGTCTAGCCTGGCCTAGGACATTGCCCTTTCAAGGCAGTAACACGGGTTCAAATCCCGTTGGGGACACCAGTACTACGTGACACGCGTAAAGACTGTCGATTCTGAGCGCCGGCCCTCCAAGGATCGTAGCATTTATCAATTCTCCAGGTGTTCGCCGGATTCCCTTGAGTGAGGACGTAGGGCCATGCGGACGAGTGAGTCTTATACCGTCACTGTCTTGTTGGATGTCAACAATGCACAGGACATCGATGACCGCGCGGAAGCGCGTACCTACCTCGTGGCTGACCGTGGATCTGGCAAGGCCGTGATTATTGACGCAGTCATAGAAAATCTCGAACGTGATTGCAAAACCATTCGAGACCTTGGCCTTACACTACTCTTCGCCCTGGAAACGCACGTTCATGCCGACCACATTACGGGTGCATCCCAAATCAAAGAGCGCACTGGTGCGCGGATCGTCTATGGTGGCTCTGCAAAAGGCGTGGTCATTGGTGCGGATATATTTCTCTTTGATGGAGAAACGCTGCTGGTCGGCGACACATCTATTCAAGCGATCGCCACGCCGGGGCATACAGACTGCTGCACCAGTTACGTAGTGCCCGGCGCAGTATTCACTGGCGATACCCTATTCATCGGTGGCAACGGCCGTACTGACCTGCAGGGTGGCTCGGCGGAGACACTCTTCGATTCGGTACGCCGGAAGTTGTTTGCTCTTCCAGACGACACCACCGTCTATCCGGGTCACGATTACAACGGCCGGGTGTCATCGACGATCGGCAAGGAAAAGCAATGGAACGAACGACTGAACCTGTCCATTTCTAAAGCCGCATTCGTCGAGATGATGAACGCCAGGAAAGTGCCACTGCCCGCAAAAATGAGTATCGCAGTCCCCGCCAACATGCGAGCGGGTCGCATCTGACCTGGCACAGCTCAGGAAGATGAGCGATCCAGCCTAGCAGACCACCAACGGCCGATGCTCTGGCTTCTACCAAGGCCAGCGTGTTATTGTTTAGAGTGGATAGTATTCGGAACGAATAGGTCGGCAGACGTTGGGATCGGCACGGCATCGCAACGGTGAGGTCTAAACACCCCTGCGATCAACCCCGCGAAGGCCAATTCGGATTAGAAGGGACCGTCCGCCCGTTGCTGGCGTTTTACAACAAGTGTGACGAGTTCGAGATTCTAGTCCGGGTCCCGCAGGATTTCCGGCGTCACTGAACGGCATGGACGGCGACACGATGCGACGACAGGAAACTTCGGCGACTAATTGGAACCTTGATCATCTCGTCGCGGAGCTGCGCTCCTCACGTGAGCTCACGCACAACATCAATCGTCATGGACGAATTCAGAAATTGCCATCGCGGAAAACCCTACTCGGCATTGTGGAAGGTCTATGTGCCGCGCTGTTTCCGATGCACTACGGCCGGGCAGATTTGAACGAGACGAACATCGATTATTTTGTCGGACACACCTTGAATCAGACCTTGCCTCTTTTGCAGGATCAAGTCCGGAGAGGATTGGTATTCACGTCCAACGCGGACGAACAGGACGACCGCTCGCTTACTGAAAGAGCGGGCAGAATTACGAGTGAATTCGCAGGCCAGCTTCCGGCGATCCGGGCGTTGCTCTTCACCGATTTAGAAGCCGCTTACCAAGGTGATCCTGCGGCCACCAGCACTTCGGAGGTTCTTCTCTGCTATCCTGGCATGCATGCCGTCATCTACTATCGTATTGCCCATGCCTTGCATCGTTTGGAGGCGCCGCTAATCCCTCGGTTGATCTCGGAAATCGCGCATTCCTCCACCGGCATCGATATTCACCCGGCTGCCGAGATCGGCAGTCACTTCTTTGTCGATCACGGGACCGGTGTCGTCATCGGGGAAACCAGCATCATCGGAAAGCGTGTCCGTCTCTATCAAGCTGTGACTCTTGGCGCCAAGCGGTTCACAGAAGGCGAGCACGGCGATCTGATTAAGGGAGAGCCTCGCCATCCGATCTTGGAGGATGATGTGGTGATCTACGCGGGTGCCACGATCTTGGGGCGCGTCACCATCGGCCAGGAGTCGGTCATCGGCGGGAACGTGTGGCTCACTCAAAGCGTGCCGGCGCGAAGTCATGTCGTCCAGGCGCAAATGCGCACCTCGCCAACCATTCAACCGAAACCGACCGACGGCCAGTCCGCACACCGGAAGACATAGCGGTCGTCTGGTTTGTGTCCTCCTTGCTCGCCCGCCTTTTGCGCTCTATTTGTTACACCGCTCTTGAGGGAAGCAGGTCTATAAACATCCATTGTCCTGCGTCCAGGATTCCAATCCGGACAGGATGAAAACGCTGCGTCCGTAGGAGGTCGACTATAGTGCGAAGTCGGATTCCTTCGGAAGCTGGACCGCCGTTTCACGCCTCAAGAAGGGTATCGACGAGCAGATCTGTCCTCAGTCCGTTTGCCGCAAGCCATTCTGGATTGAAGATTCTGGATTGATACTTCGCGCCGGAGTCGCAAAGGATTGTCACGATGGTCTGGCCCGGTCCACGCTCAAGGGCCAGCCGCACCGCGCCGGCGACATTGATGCCGGAGGACAGGCCGAGAAAAAGCCCTTCCTCGCGCAGGAGTTGGTACAGGATGGTGAGCGCGTCTTGATCGGGAATGCGCCACGCACCGTCCACAGCAATGCCCTCGATGTTTTTGGTCACGCGACCCTGGCCGATGCCTTCAGCAAAGGAATCCCCGTCGTTCGTCTCCGTGTTGCCGTTGGTGAACCACGACCACATAGCCGCACCATAGGGGTCGGCGCAGCCGACGAAAATTTTCTGGTTGCGCTCCTTGAGGTACAGCGTGGTTCCGCCCAGCGTGCCGCCGGTGCCGACGGCGGAAACAAAGGCACTTACCTTTCCAGCGGTCTGCTCCCAGATCTCTGGGCCTGTGGTGCGGTAGTGGATGAGGCGGTTGGCGGTATTGTCGAACTGGTTGGCCCAGAACCAGCCCTTTTCCTCTGCCATCCTTCGGGCGACATGGTTGTAGTTGCCCGGATTGGAATAGGGTTTCTCCGGCACGGGGAGTACCTCCGCGCCAAGCGCGCGCAGAAGGTGTATTTTTTCCTGCGACTGGGTTTCGGGAATGACGATGACGGAATGGTACCCCCTAGCGTGGCCGATGACTGTGAGGCCGATGCCGGTGTTTCCAGCCGTGCCCTCGACGATCGTGCCGTCTGGCCGCAGGAGCCCTCTGGCCTCCGCGTCCAGGATGATACCAAGCGCGGCACGGTCCTTCACCGATCCGCCGGGGTTCATGAATTCGGCCTTGCCGAGGATTTCGCAGCCAGTCAGTTCCGAAAGGCGGCGCAGGCGAATGAGCGGAGTGTTACCGACGTGACCATCAACCCCATGGTAGCGTAAATCATTCATCTAATACGTTTGTGGTTCCATTCCGCAATCTTCGTAGTCGAGTCTAATACTGCTTTACATCACAAAACGCAAGGGGGCGTGAGTCCAGACCGTTCAATGTTGATTACGCCGTTGAAAAGCCTACCGACGGCTACCTCCCCTTGGTACGGGTAGGCCTATCGCCCCCTGCACCTCATGCCAGATTTGTACGCGGCTCGGGAGTAGATTCCCGAGAACCTGCCGCGTCTTCACCCGGTGTCTGTCTGTCTGTCTGTGTGGACCAGTCCGCGAGATAGCCGTGCTGTTTTTTCGACGTGTGCCGGGGATCAAGGTTCTGGAGAACCTAGAGGTCGACGAGAGCATGTTTGTGGCAAGCCCCAACTCCATTTTGCCGTGGAGAATGAGGAGCGGTTGCCTCCGAGGGAAAGAGTTAACCGGACTGTGGCGAGGGTGGGTGAGGGAGTGGGGTTCCTGTTTTATGCTGGAGTCTGATCTGATGGAGTGGCAAGTTGGGCACCCCCGAATGTTTCTTCACAGCGGTGAGACCGGAAGTTAGCGGAACTTCGAGAAAAAGAGGTAGCGTGCTCTCTGGCAATGTGAGCGGGCGGCGAAGTACCCACTTCCCCTTCGTGGGTGTGCTGTCACTGGAGAAGGGGATTACCTCTCCGGTACCGGCATTGCGTAACATGGGGGTGGTTGCTTTTTTCCATCGCTGAAAATTCCGCAATCGTCGCCACACCTCAGATAGAGCCATATGCATTCCCTTAACAGCCTTAAGAGGTTAATGGCACCTCGATCGATGGTGACGGGTATGAGCAAATACGATACCACTGTGGTCTTCTAGGACCCCCATCATACAAATGGGGTCATCACTCTACGAAATGTCGTGACGGGCTGCATCCGGATCCATCTTTATGCGATTCGCATGAACAGCAGCTGCTGTATTCATTGGGCGTCAGTCAGTGCACTCCTGTGCACAGTTGTGCCATGAGGCGCTCAACATATTTCCGTCTCTGGTTCGCATGAGAGGAATTGCTAAGATTGCTGGCCGCTCTCTCTTATTGTAGATGCCGTATAACGTCATTTCCTCGGTACTGGACTTGCGCATCGTACGTATATCTACTAGAATTAAAACTCTTGCGAGGTCCCTATGCCCTTCATCATCCGCTCGTATCGGCGTTTCCCAGTGCAGTGCCCCGTCAGCTATAACGCTGGTACTTCTCAGGGCCTAGGCACCGTATGGAATTTCTCGGTGAACGGATGGAAGCTCTCCGGTGATGTGCCGCTGCAAGTTGGGCAGACCTGCCCGTTAACTGTCACCTTGCCGAACCAGGAAAGCATCTTCGTGGATGCTGCGATCGTCCGGTGGGTCAGGGGGCAGGAGTATGGCCTGGAAACCGTAACGGTGGACAAGCCAACCCAGAGCCGGGTAGAGCACATGGTCAAACACCTCGAAGAGGCAAACCTGGAATGCGGGGAATGATCAACGGCCGCTCCATACTGTATGAATCCAAGTCCTTCGAAGCTGCAGTCTCCACCATATGGGAGATCGCGGTCATTGTAAAAATACTGAAACGTATGGGCTACAATCCAGCGCAGGAAAACACCCGTGAGTCGAGAGGGGCCGGCCAGCTTCCTCAAGGGACTGCCTAACTGCGTATTGGAACCGAGCTGCGATTCCGTTCGGTTCAGCAGAACGATTGATGTACGAATGATTATGAAAAGACACCACCGAGTTGCTATCGTTGTCGGTGATGCGTGTGGTTCGACAGACGTGCGCCGGTCTAATGGCGCCAATGTCGATTATGAGGTAGTTAAAGACGTCTTGAACGTGCTCTATTTATCTCCCTTGCGCCTCTTTTGCCTCCCTCCTATACGCTCGCGTTCGCGTTCGTAACCGACGGCGGCATAGTACAGCGCGCGATCGAAGAACTTGCCGAGTAGGAACAGCAGCTCCAGCTCCCCGTGTAGTTCCATGGCGGTATCAGACAGGCCTTCGCGCTGGACAAAGATCCGCAGGTGCTCCTTGGTTGAGGTGACGGCCCAAAGGAAGTGGCTGTAGGCCACCCCCTGCTCGCAGCGGCGTGTCCCCAGCTCGGTGTAACGCTGCTCTAGCTCGGCCTCGGTCTTGTTCAGCAGCCAGTCACTTAGGTTGCGGTAGATCTCATGGGTGCGGGCTTCGAGTTCGGCTGACGGGACTTTGTGCAGATCGCTGCACCGGGGGGAGTTCCAAACCTTCTCGCTGAGCTCGCGGGAAAGCCGTTCAGAGTGCTTCTCGATGAGCTCCACTAATCGGATAGCCAGCATAACAATCCTCCATCTTACATACCAAAATTCTATGCCGTGGGGGCGAAGAAAAGCAAGCCGATAGATAAATGGTTTGGGAGCATCATGGCTCCTCAGGCGCTGTCACGTATCCGTCGCGAGTGCAGGTAATGGCCGTTACGATTGCAACTCGGGGATAGATGTAACGAAAAGATCAAAAAGATAACCATCTCCAAATGGGCGCACGTCGCACTTGGATACGAAATCTACGGGGATTTCGAAAAGTGATGAGGCTTTGTCCCCTGAGCGAGGGAACGTGAGTATATGGAAGTTTTTTGGACGAGCCAGATATTTTTCTATGTCCTCGTCAGAGGCATACCCGACATAGTACACAATTCCATCATGATGTTTATGAATTTCTAACGAGGATGTGTTGCCACGTTTAGTACGTAGTGATTCAACGTTGCACATTGAGAACCCGTATACTCCATTCGGCACATCCTGTATTTTTATTCCATCTTCCAGTTCGGTTAGTGCTCTAAGTTGGTGTTCTCGCCGTAGGGCCAGGACGTCTTTGGGGGCAGTTTCTACGTCCGGTATCTTCCGGACATCGCGCTGGGTGTTTTGTGTTTGATTATCTCTATTCCAAATGCCGGCGATGTCGATGGAGGAATTCAATTTGACAAGGAGGTAACCCAATATCGCCAACACAACCAGCACAATGATCAGATACAAGGGCCACCGTTTCATATCTATTAGGATACGCCGAAGCCCCCCCCAAGTAAAAAATAATAGGGAAAGAGAGGCTTGTGTTGCTGCTGCCGGAGGTTGGGGCGGAGGAGATAGACCTAAAGAAGCTCACAATGTGTCGTGTGGGAATGCTGTATTCATTCTGGATTCAGGTCGGATAATAGGCGTATTTCAATAAATCAACAGATCCGAACGAGAAATGTATAGAAAGCAGACCTGAATGTCTGTTGACGATGGCCCGTTACGCCTGGAGCTGAATAAGTCTGGGAAAACAAGGATTTAGTATTCGATAGAGCCTAGAACTTGTATGACGCGCACAGCTCTTCCCACTCACTCCTAACTCATGGAGTGGGAAGAGCCACGGCAACTTGCAGTCTTCTGAACTTTCACGGTACAGATGTCGTAGCGTGAAAGACCTACTCAACGGATTATCGTAAAATACAGACAAACGCACATGCTGTGCGTGCCATTATCTGTCGTATGGCGTAAACAATATCAGAGCTGCTCCCGCCACGAATACACCGACTAAGCCCGCCATGGGTAACCAGATTTCCATAATAACCTCCTAGGTTTGGTGGTGGATTTGACTATGGCTTACACTAATGTTGTTTATCATTCAGTTCGGTAGCCCGATATAATCATTCGGGGGCGAAGTTACCACAAGCCACCGTTTATAGCAACTAATATAAACCAATGATTTTTTAGGGACATATTGCTGGATGGCCCCAACATCAATCATAGACCGGCCAAAAAGAGGGGAGTCTTGTAGGAATGAGAAGGATCCGCTAAAGAATAGCCCGATGGAATTGCTTGTGACCGAAGCGCGAATTGAGTTTGTCTCGTGAGCTGGATACAC
Encoded here:
- a CDS encoding redoxin domain-containing protein, with protein sequence MTWFVANAGVGMKAPEIMNETWLNSAPLHLSDLKGKVVMVEFWTFGCYNCRNVEPYVKQWYQKYAGKGFIVIGVHSPEFSYEQDLAKVKQYIREHDIRFPVPIDNDFSTWNRYGNRYWPAMYFVDKQGVIRHVRIGEGGYRETEQLIQTLLAETD
- a CDS encoding MarR family transcriptional regulator; translated protein: MAELRVLNKEKKSTTVQDSAALTIQLAAGLEKIGLAMKSRTWRREGRAGLGPLQRQVLTLLRSKPEQRARVSTVANELAVRLPTASEVIATLERKQLVRRRHDTTDRRVVVAQLTAKGNRASTPSSRMPDRLATATEALSEPEQVVLLTSLVKMIRSLQDQGEISATRMCVSCQYFRPNQHAGADRTHHCDYLKASFGDSSLRLNCQVYEPASTAQVNQTWENFIGSRTA
- a CDS encoding MBL fold metallo-hydrolase; translated protein: MRTSESYTVTVLLDVNNAQDIDDRAEARTYLVADRGSGKAVIIDAVIENLERDCKTIRDLGLTLLFALETHVHADHITGASQIKERTGARIVYGGSAKGVVIGADIFLFDGETLLVGDTSIQAIATPGHTDCCTSYVVPGAVFTGDTLFIGGNGRTDLQGGSAETLFDSVRRKLFALPDDTTVYPGHDYNGRVSSTIGKEKQWNERLNLSISKAAFVEMMNARKVPLPAKMSIAVPANMRAGRI
- a CDS encoding serine acetyltransferase, which codes for MDGDTMRRQETSATNWNLDHLVAELRSSRELTHNINRHGRIQKLPSRKTLLGIVEGLCAALFPMHYGRADLNETNIDYFVGHTLNQTLPLLQDQVRRGLVFTSNADEQDDRSLTERAGRITSEFAGQLPAIRALLFTDLEAAYQGDPAATSTSEVLLCYPGMHAVIYYRIAHALHRLEAPLIPRLISEIAHSSTGIDIHPAAEIGSHFFVDHGTGVVIGETSIIGKRVRLYQAVTLGAKRFTEGEHGDLIKGEPRHPILEDDVVIYAGATILGRVTIGQESVIGGNVWLTQSVPARSHVVQAQMRTSPTIQPKPTDGQSAHRKT
- a CDS encoding cysteine synthase A, which gives rise to MNDLRYHGVDGHVGNTPLIRLRRLSELTGCEILGKAEFMNPGGSVKDRAALGIILDAEARGLLRPDGTIVEGTAGNTGIGLTVIGHARGYHSVIVIPETQSQEKIHLLRALGAEVLPVPEKPYSNPGNYNHVARRMAEEKGWFWANQFDNTANRLIHYRTTGPEIWEQTAGKVSAFVSAVGTGGTLGGTTLYLKERNQKIFVGCADPYGAAMWSWFTNGNTETNDGDSFAEGIGQGRVTKNIEGIAVDGAWRIPDQDALTILYQLLREEGLFLGLSSGINVAGAVRLALERGPGQTIVTILCDSGAKYQSRIFNPEWLAANGLRTDLLVDTLLEA
- a CDS encoding PilZ domain-containing protein — protein: MPFIIRSYRRFPVQCPVSYNAGTSQGLGTVWNFSVNGWKLSGDVPLQVGQTCPLTVTLPNQESIFVDAAIVRWVRGQEYGLETVTVDKPTQSRVEHMVKHLEEANLECGE